Within Caloranaerobacter ferrireducens, the genomic segment ACATACGTCTTAATCTATCTGTTTGAATAAAACTTAATCGTCTCAACGGATTAGGTTTAAAGTTATATATATCAATCGTTTGTTCGTATTCTTCTGCATCATAATATTTATTAAATGTCCACCTTTTAAATAATGTCTTGCTTTCTACTACACAAAATGTTATTTGTCTTATGAGAGCATCAACGTGTTTAAACCGTTGTGCAGTTGCAAATATAACTTTTCTTTCTTTTCGTACCTGGAGCAACAAACCAATGAGGTCGGCAGGTACTCCATTTTTTGCCCAATTCCTGGAATTAAATATACTTGATATTTCATCAAGTAAGATTAGAGTATTGCCATCTATTTCAATTATCTGATCATAATTTGTTAGTGGAATTATTTTGGTATGCTTGGGAAATCCAGTTAGCTTTATATTCGTTAATATCTTAAGGTCTTTATATTTTTTACATAAGTCGTAAGCTGTTTTAACCATTGATATGGTTTTTCCTGTTCCAAACATACCTATCCAAATGTATAAACCATATAAGTTGAATTTTTCCCATTCTCTGTATTTTACATATCTATATAAATCAATTATTTTCCAATACAATAGATGTGGGATTTTAGGTAAATAATCAAATATCAATGCATTTAAAAGCCCAAACATAATATCACCCTTTTTTAATTGATTAGAATAAGAAAGTCCCATTCAGGGACTCTCTTATTACTATCTTGCTACTTTCTTTGCTCCTCTTAATACTCTAAATGCTACTCCTGCTATCATTCCTAATACTAGTACGTTTAATGGATACTGTTGGAATAATCCTAATATTGATTGAATCATACCTATTATTTCATTGAATAAAGAAGTATCTATTACTGGTGTTGTAGTATTACCTCCTTTCCTAGAATATTTAATATATTTAATTTAATTACATGCCACCTTTTGATAACCTAAATGTTATGCCTTTTATGATGTCTATTACTCCAGAGATTATTAAGATAAATATAAAACATCTTACTATGAACGCTATTTCTTCCATGCCTTGTGGAACTGTTCCTAATAAATTCATTAACGAATCCATTTCTTTACACTCTCCTTAAATGCTAGATATAACAATACTAAAATTAAAAATACTGCTATATTATTTTGCTTATCTATTAATTCTACTTGTCTATCTATGTAATTTGACATATCTGCTATCTGCTGCTTTATTGCTGTTATTTCTATATCCATATTGGTTAGTATGTTTTCTATTTGCGTTAAATCTGTTTCTTCCATACTATCCACTCCTTTGAATTATTCCAAATAAAAACCTTGCTGCGAAGTATAAGAGCATTGAGCCTATGAATATTTCAAAGAAACTTATCTGATATTCAAATACATTAAATTTTAATTTCATTACTTTTACTGCTAAATCTATTAATACTCTTAATACTTCCATAAAACCCCTACTTTCTAAAGATTGATACTATTATCATTATTGATATGCCTACTGTACCTAGTTGTACCCATTCATCTGGTAATACTGAGAATATATCTTTAAAAACTGCCATCACTTGCCCTGATTTTGAACTCAACATTCCAACGAATGAAACTAATGTTTCAAATACATATACTACATCTGAATAAACTTTTGTTAATATTCCTCTTATGCCTTTTATTTCTTTTATTTGTTCTTCTATTTCTGTTAAATCTTCTTCTTCATCTGCTTTTTGTTGTTCTAATTGATATAGTTGAATTAAATCACTACTTAATAATCCATCTGGTACATTATTGTTATTAAGTACTTCTCTATATACTATCCCTGTTATATTTTCACTTTGTACTATGTCATAAGTTCCTTTTACTTGATATAAGTACAATATATCGTCTTTTTCTAAGGTAATTATATAGTCATTGTATATGTCAACTGTCTGTTGTGTTTTAACACCATTATTCATTACTGTTACTACAAATCTCTTTTCATTTAGTGGATTGTATGGAATTACTACTTTTCTTGGTACTGCATCGGTATTTGTTGCGATAAATAAATCTCCATCTACCATGTTTACTGTTTGCCATTGTACTTCTTCAATTTCATCATCATAAACTAAATTCTCATAATAACTCATACAATCCATTAATTCCTTATCATCAAACCAAAAATTTATCGTATAATTGCCTATGTTTTCTATAACATAAGTATCATTTTTATCTATATATGACTCAAATCCAATACTTGTAATTGACTTTTCCTGTTCTATATAAAAACCATCTGGTCCAGTTACTGTCATTCTGTATTTTCCTAAGTGTGTATCACTATCTATTAGAAAATATGCTTGGTCTATTTTGTCATTGAATATATATAAACTTTCTCCTGGTTCTATTGTTATTAATCCGCCTTCTTCCTCATTGTACCAGTCTACGAAATAAGGTATTGTAATTGGTGTATATATTACTGTTCCATCATCTAATCTTATTTCATACTTTGCATATTTTGTGTAAATTATAGTATCTACATATTGTCCAAATATTTCCTTATCACTTCTAACATAAC encodes:
- a CDS encoding zonular occludens toxin domain-containing protein, producing the protein MGLSYSNQLKKGDIMFGLLNALIFDYLPKIPHLLYWKIIDLYRYVKYREWEKFNLYGLYIWIGMFGTGKTISMVKTAYDLCKKYKDLKILTNIKLTGFPKHTKIIPLTNYDQIIEIDGNTLILLDEISSIFNSRNWAKNGVPADLIGLLLQVRKERKVIFATAQRFKHVDALIRQITFCVVESKTLFKRWTFNKYYDAEEYEQTIDIYNFKPNPLRRLSFIQTDRLRRMYDTYEMISKAKKQEFLTPVEILEKQGVVSSVTILDKDTKKTLKKKLVI